The sequence TGCGCCGCCGAGCTGCTCACCAATGTCGCCAGGCACAGCGGTGCCCGCTCGGCCGAACTCACGGCGCACGCGTCCGACGGCCGTATCCGGCTGACCGTGCGCGACGACGGGCGGGGCGGTGCGGCGCCCGGCGCGGGCAGCGGCCTGACCGGGCTGGCCGAACGGCTCGCGGCGGTGGACGGGGCGCTGCGGATCGACAGCCCGGCGGGCGGCCCGACCACGGTCACCGCCGAGCTGCCCACGCACGTGTGACGGCGGCCGGGCCGGGTCAGTCCGCGCCCAGCCCCAGGTAGGCCAGGACCGCCTTCACCCGGCGGTTGTCGGTGGCCGTCGCCCGCAGCCCGAACTTGGTGAAGACGGCGGCGACATGTTTCTCCACCGCCCGTTCCGACACCACGAGCCGGGTGGCGATGGAGCGGTTGGAGTGCCCCTGCGCCATCAGCTCCAGTACCTCGCGTTCGCGCGCTGTCAGGGCGTCCACCCGATCGCGCCGCCCGCCCCGCATCAGCCCGGTGACGACCTCCGGGTCGAGGGCCGTGCCCCCGGCGGCGACCCGGTGCAGGGCGTCCACGAGGTCGGAGGTCCGGGCGACGCGTTCCTTCAGGAGATATCCGATGCCCGCCGCGCCGCCGGCCAGCAGCCGGGCGGCGAGGGCGGTCTCGATGTGCTGGGAGAAGACCAGGATGCCGGTCGCGGGCGTACGCTCACGGATCTCGACGGCGGCGCGGATGCCCTCGTCGGTGTGTGTGGGCGGCATCCGGATGTCCACCACGGCCACATCGGGCCGGTGTTCGGCCACCGCCGCGAGCAGTTCGGGCGCCGTCCCCGCGGTGGCCGCCACCTCGCAGCCGCGGGCGCCGAGCAGCTCGACCATGCCGTCGCGCAGGACGACGGAGTCCTCGGCCAGCACCACGCGCAGTCGCCTGTTGATCACGCCCCCCATTATCGGGGCGGGCGCCCGCGCTCCCGTACCCGCCCGCCCCTGCGTCAGCCCGGCTTCGGCGGGTTCCGCGCGTCGAACGCGAAAACGGTGTTGCCGGCCGCCGCCACGATCAGCGCGCCCCCCGCGACGGTCACGCGCGGGCTCGCGCCCTGCTCGCCGGTCAGCCCGTCGGCCCGCGGGTCGGTCGTCCACAGCGATGTGCCGTCGGCCGGCGACAGCGCCACGACCCGGCCGGTGGCGGAGCTGAAGTACAGCGCCCCGTCTCCCGCCGCGGGGCCCGACGCGCCCTCCACGCTCGTCTGCCGGGACCACTTCTTCCGGCCGGTCGCGGGGTCGAGCGCCGTGACGAGACCGGTCTGCCCGCTCACGTACACGGTGCCGCCCGCCATACCGGGCGTTCCCCCGTACGTCGTGGACAGCCGGGTGTAGGCGGCCTTCCCCGACGCAGGGTCGACGCGCACCACCCCGTCGTATCCGGTCATCGCCGCCCCCTCCCAGTGTTCCTGGAGGAGGACGAGCCTGCCGTCGGCGTCGCCCATCGGCACGGCGGGGCCGTCGACCTCGATGGCCTCGCCCCAGGTCCCCGAGGTGCGGTCGACCGGGTAGAGGGTGGGGTGGCGTACGGACGAGGCGGACAGCTCCGCGTCCGTCGCGCACATCGCGAGGAGGTCAGCGCCCATCGGGACGGGAGCGCACTGCTCACCGGCGGGGAACGGCTGCGTCCAGGCGATCTCGCCGCTGTGCGCGTCCCGGGCCTCGAAGGCAGTGTCGGTCGCGTCGACCGTCACGACGGCGTCGCCCATCAGCACGGCGTCCTCGGTCCGGCCCGTGACAGCGGTCGACCGGCCGCCGGCCGGGGCGGACCACAGCTCCCGGCCGCTGTCCGCGTCGATGGCCACCACCTCGGTGTCCGGGTCCTGCGGGGCGTCCTCGGCGGCGAACCGGTAGCCGAGC comes from Streptomyces sp. Mut1 and encodes:
- a CDS encoding response regulator transcription factor gives rise to the protein MGGVINRRLRVVLAEDSVVLRDGMVELLGARGCEVAATAGTAPELLAAVAEHRPDVAVVDIRMPPTHTDEGIRAAVEIRERTPATGILVFSQHIETALAARLLAGGAAGIGYLLKERVARTSDLVDALHRVAAGGTALDPEVVTGLMRGGRRDRVDALTAREREVLELMAQGHSNRSIATRLVVSERAVEKHVAAVFTKFGLRATATDNRRVKAVLAYLGLGAD